A genome region from Flavobacterium sp. CFS9 includes the following:
- a CDS encoding deoxyribodipyrimidine photo-lyase, which translates to MTKQKVSLFWFRRDLRLEDNTGLFHALQSDFPVIPLFIFDDEILENLPKNDARVQFIFESLQKINEQLKAIGSSLLIKKGTTSKVWESLRTEFDIQQVFFNKDYEPFAIKRDAAIQQLLAQHHITATSFKDHVIFEEKEITKADGLPYTVYTPYKNKWLEKYHLSGQAPEFDTKIGYENFSKNQFTFPELAEIGFEKSPIKVLPPDLSQISNYKETRDFPAEDSTSYLSPHLRFGTVSIRKLVNWANRKNQTFLSELIWREFFIQILFSFPKVVNHNFKSAYDGIQWRNNEEDFKRWCTGTTGYPMVDAGMRQLNETGYMHNRVRMVVASFLCKHLLINWQWGEAYFAEKLLDFELASNVGNWQWAAGTGCDAAPYFRVFNPEIQQKKFDEKGIYIRKWIPEFDLGYNEPMVDHAFARDRAIETYKKGILK; encoded by the coding sequence ATGACAAAACAAAAAGTTTCCTTATTCTGGTTCCGACGCGATTTGCGTTTAGAAGACAATACCGGACTGTTCCATGCCCTGCAATCGGATTTTCCGGTAATTCCGCTATTTATTTTTGACGATGAAATTCTGGAGAATCTACCCAAAAATGACGCACGCGTTCAGTTTATTTTTGAGTCACTTCAAAAGATAAACGAGCAGCTAAAAGCAATTGGTTCTTCACTTCTGATTAAAAAAGGAACTACAAGTAAGGTTTGGGAATCACTTAGAACGGAATTTGACATTCAGCAGGTTTTTTTCAATAAAGACTACGAACCTTTTGCCATCAAACGGGATGCTGCTATTCAGCAATTATTAGCACAACACCATATCACAGCTACCTCATTCAAAGATCATGTGATTTTTGAAGAAAAAGAAATTACAAAAGCGGACGGACTTCCTTACACCGTTTATACACCCTACAAAAACAAGTGGCTGGAAAAATACCATCTTTCAGGACAGGCTCCGGAATTTGACACCAAAATTGGTTATGAAAACTTCAGTAAAAATCAATTTACTTTTCCGGAATTAGCCGAAATTGGTTTTGAAAAAAGCCCTATAAAAGTACTCCCTCCGGATCTTAGTCAAATTTCTAATTATAAAGAAACACGTGATTTTCCTGCTGAAGACAGTACTTCCTACCTTTCACCACATTTGCGTTTTGGAACGGTTAGCATTCGTAAACTGGTTAATTGGGCCAATCGAAAAAACCAAACCTTTTTAAGCGAACTGATTTGGAGAGAATTCTTCATCCAGATTCTATTCAGCTTTCCAAAAGTTGTGAATCATAATTTTAAATCGGCTTACGACGGCATTCAATGGCGCAATAACGAAGAAGATTTTAAACGCTGGTGTACAGGAACTACGGGTTACCCAATGGTCGATGCCGGAATGCGTCAGCTGAACGAAACGGGGTATATGCACAATCGGGTTCGTATGGTGGTGGCGAGTTTTTTATGCAAACATTTACTCATCAACTGGCAATGGGGTGAAGCTTATTTTGCTGAAAAATTATTGGATTTCGAATTGGCTTCCAATGTAGGCAACTGGCAGTGGGCAGCAGGAACAGGCTGTGATGCCGCACCTTATTTCAGAGTTTTCAATCCCGAAATTCAACAAAAGAAGTTTGACGAAAAAGGAATCTACATCCGCAAATGGATTCCGGAATTTGATTTGGGCTATAACGAACCGATGGTAGATCATGCGTTTGCACGAGATCGCGCGATTGAAACTTATAAAAAAGGGATTTTGAAATAG
- a CDS encoding ABC1 kinase family protein: MKTIDYIPTSKIERASKLVQTGAKIGVNYIKHYAEKMVNSDLTRDKLNENNAEDIYDGLKSLKGSALKVAQMLSMDKNFLPQAYVEKFSLSQFSVPPLSAPLVLKTFKTNFGKTPYEIFDEFNANSVNAASIGQVHLAVKDGKKLAVKIQYPGVANSISSDLALVKPIAIRMFNLQGKDSDKYFKEVEDKLIEETNYLLELQQSQEVVQACSKIENILFPNYYPEFSSEKIITMDWMSGLHLSEFTAKNTDQAVGDQLGQALWDFYMYQIHVLRKVHADPHPGNFLVDENNQLIALDFGCMKQIPDDFYVPYFELINKNVITDETLFNQKLFELEILRPDDSASEITYFTEMFHDLLSLFTQPFQKETFDFSDETFFDNIAKLGERFTNDTNLKKMNGNRGSKHFIYMNRTFFGLYNLMFDLKAKIVVENYVKY, encoded by the coding sequence ATGAAAACGATCGATTATATACCTACCTCAAAAATAGAAAGAGCCAGTAAATTAGTCCAAACCGGTGCAAAGATCGGAGTCAACTATATCAAGCATTATGCGGAGAAGATGGTAAACTCAGATTTGACCCGTGATAAGTTGAATGAAAACAATGCGGAAGATATTTACGACGGACTTAAAAGTTTGAAAGGAAGCGCTCTTAAAGTGGCTCAAATGCTGAGCATGGACAAGAACTTTCTGCCTCAGGCTTATGTAGAGAAATTTTCATTATCGCAGTTTTCAGTTCCGCCGCTTTCGGCACCTCTGGTTTTGAAAACGTTTAAAACCAATTTCGGAAAAACACCCTATGAAATCTTTGATGAATTCAATGCCAATTCTGTCAATGCGGCTAGTATTGGTCAGGTACATTTGGCGGTTAAAGACGGTAAAAAATTAGCCGTTAAAATTCAATATCCGGGTGTCGCCAACAGTATTTCGTCAGATTTAGCACTGGTAAAACCCATTGCGATCAGAATGTTCAATTTGCAGGGAAAAGATTCTGATAAATACTTTAAAGAAGTCGAAGATAAACTGATTGAAGAAACCAATTATTTATTGGAACTTCAACAAAGTCAGGAAGTGGTACAGGCCTGCAGCAAAATCGAAAACATACTTTTTCCGAATTATTATCCTGAGTTTTCGTCAGAGAAAATCATTACTATGGACTGGATGAGCGGTCTGCATCTTTCGGAGTTTACCGCTAAAAATACAGATCAGGCAGTGGGTGACCAATTGGGTCAGGCGCTTTGGGATTTTTATATGTACCAGATTCATGTTTTAAGAAAAGTGCATGCCGATCCGCATCCGGGAAATTTTCTGGTGGATGAAAACAATCAGTTAATTGCATTGGATTTTGGCTGTATGAAACAAATTCCGGATGATTTTTATGTACCTTACTTTGAATTGATCAATAAAAATGTAATCACAGACGAAACACTTTTCAATCAGAAATTATTTGAACTGGAAATCCTTCGTCCTGATGATTCGGCTTCTGAGATTACCTATTTTACCGAAATGTTTCATGATTTATTGTCTCTTTTTACTCAGCCTTTTCAGAAGGAGACTTTCGATTTTTCAGACGAGACTTTCTTTGACAATATTGCTAAATTAGGAGAGCGCTTTACCAATGATACGAATCTCAAAAAAATGAATGGGAATAGAGGTTCCAAGCATTTTATTTACATGAACAGAACTTTCTTCGGATTGTACAATCTGATGTTTGATTTGAAAGCGAAGATTGTTGTGGAAAATTATGTGAAATATTAA
- a CDS encoding TetR/AcrR family transcriptional regulator, whose amino-acid sequence MATKNKAITREDIVSKYMDEVLEKGQKPKSVYHFAKENGLTEAEFYTFFGTLEGLEKEIFRLFFANTVDLLHKNADYQEYDMKNKILSFYYTFFEILTANRSYVLQSLKIDRNPLKNLVQLTSLREAFKEYVSEILTDDYRLEQEKFQKFQEKALQESAWLQLMMTIKFWMEDSSAAFEKTDIFIEKSVNASFELMNVAPMNHLIDFGKFLFKEKIYSK is encoded by the coding sequence ATGGCAACTAAAAATAAGGCTATCACAAGAGAGGATATCGTTTCAAAATACATGGATGAAGTTTTAGAAAAGGGGCAAAAACCAAAATCGGTTTATCATTTTGCAAAAGAAAATGGTCTTACGGAAGCGGAGTTTTATACTTTTTTTGGAACATTAGAAGGTTTAGAAAAAGAAATATTCAGATTGTTTTTTGCGAATACAGTTGATTTGCTGCACAAAAATGCAGATTATCAGGAGTATGATATGAAAAACAAGATATTAAGTTTCTATTATACTTTTTTTGAGATTTTAACGGCCAACAGAAGTTATGTGCTGCAGTCTCTTAAAATAGACAGGAATCCCCTTAAAAATTTAGTACAGCTGACTTCGCTTCGCGAGGCGTTTAAAGAATATGTTTCGGAAATATTGACTGACGATTACAGACTGGAACAGGAGAAATTTCAAAAATTTCAGGAAAAAGCTCTTCAGGAATCGGCCTGGCTGCAATTAATGATGACCATAAAATTCTGGATGGAGGATTCTTCGGCGGCATTTGAAAAAACGGATATTTTTATCGAAAAATCGGTTAATGCATCTTTCGAATTGATGAATGTAGCCCCAATGAATCATTTAATTGATTTTGGAAAATTTCTGTTTAAAGAAAAAATATACAGTAAGTAA
- a CDS encoding TIGR01777 family oxidoreductase, translating into MAKNVLLTGGTGFVGKQLTDLLTDSGFTVSILSRSARENTSLITYYKWNLKTNYINEEAILQADYIIHLAGEGIVEKRWTKRRKKIILESRVQPIDLIYSILKKNNKVPDAFISASAVGIYGAVTSSVICTEDLSPATDFLGTTCVKWEQAVDKISSLGIRTAKIRTGIVLGRNEGFLKKLGPGFKAGFGAILGTGKQYLPWIHIDDLCQIYLKALTDETIKGPYNACVTDNTTNLSFSKTLANLYGYKIWLPKVPAFILKIVLGEMSEAVLKGQRVSSEKIQKTGFEFQFTDLEGALVNCLN; encoded by the coding sequence ATGGCAAAAAATGTTTTATTAACCGGAGGCACTGGATTTGTTGGAAAACAACTTACCGATCTACTCACTGACAGTGGTTTTACGGTATCAATTTTGAGCCGTAGCGCACGAGAAAACACCTCATTAATCACTTATTATAAATGGAACTTAAAAACGAATTATATCAACGAAGAAGCAATTCTTCAGGCTGATTATATTATCCATTTAGCAGGTGAAGGAATTGTAGAGAAAAGATGGACTAAAAGACGTAAAAAAATCATTTTAGAAAGTCGTGTACAGCCCATCGATCTTATTTACTCGATCTTAAAGAAAAACAATAAAGTTCCCGATGCTTTTATCTCAGCTTCGGCAGTTGGAATTTACGGAGCTGTTACCAGTTCTGTTATTTGTACAGAAGACTTGTCCCCTGCGACTGATTTTTTAGGAACAACCTGCGTGAAATGGGAACAGGCCGTAGATAAAATTAGTTCATTAGGAATCCGGACTGCTAAAATCAGAACGGGGATTGTTTTGGGAAGAAATGAAGGTTTTCTCAAAAAACTGGGACCTGGTTTCAAAGCCGGCTTTGGTGCCATTTTGGGTACAGGTAAACAATACCTTCCCTGGATTCATATTGACGATTTATGTCAGATCTATTTAAAAGCACTTACTGATGAAACGATAAAAGGTCCGTACAATGCCTGCGTGACAGACAATACTACGAACCTTAGTTTTTCAAAAACGCTTGCCAACTTATACGGTTACAAAATCTGGCTCCCAAAAGTACCCGCCTTTATTCTTAAAATTGTTTTAGGCGAAATGAGCGAGGCTGTCTTAAAAGGACAAAGGGTTTCCTCTGAAAAAATCCAAAAGACAGGATTTGAGTTTCAATTTACCGATTTAGAAGGCGCGCTGGTCAACTGCCTTAATTAG
- a CDS encoding YceI family protein, with amino-acid sequence MKKITLLILLFTFYSAMAQDKFFTSTGTINFEASVPLFEDVKAVNRQVTIIVEPKTSTFICTVFIKDFRFKLDLMQEHFNENYMESHRYPKAVFKGKIQKFDLKNIDEIEKQYQIKGKLSMKGKSREILVNALIKKVGDGIQIISDFPILISDYNIEIPNRIAAKIAKTVNTELTGIIKSDDPVYLTLK; translated from the coding sequence ATGAAAAAAATTACATTACTTATTTTACTGTTTACATTTTATTCCGCTATGGCCCAGGATAAATTTTTTACCAGTACGGGAACCATAAATTTTGAAGCATCAGTGCCCCTTTTTGAAGATGTAAAAGCTGTAAACAGACAGGTCACAATTATTGTTGAGCCCAAAACGAGTACTTTTATCTGTACCGTTTTTATTAAAGATTTTCGTTTTAAATTAGACCTGATGCAGGAGCATTTTAACGAAAATTATATGGAAAGCCATCGTTATCCGAAAGCTGTTTTTAAAGGAAAAATTCAAAAATTTGATCTCAAAAACATAGACGAAATCGAAAAGCAATATCAAATTAAAGGAAAACTTTCGATGAAGGGAAAATCAAGAGAAATTCTGGTCAATGCACTCATTAAAAAAGTGGGTGACGGAATCCAGATCATTTCCGATTTTCCGATCTTGATTTCTGATTATAATATTGAAATTCCAAACAGAATAGCCGCTAAGATTGCTAAAACGGTGAATACCGAATTAACCGGAATAATCAAAAGTGATGATCCGGTATATCTAACGCTAAAATGA
- a CDS encoding VOC family protein, with the protein MVKFGYTILYVDDVEKSISFYEAAFGFSRKFVTPEADYGELSTGETTISFASKELAAQNLKDGFIESKQEQKPFAIELGFITDNVEELVKKAIAAGATLVKEPTPKPWGQVVAYVRDPDGFLIEICTPVQ; encoded by the coding sequence ATGGTAAAGTTTGGCTATACAATTCTATATGTTGACGATGTAGAAAAATCAATTTCGTTTTATGAAGCGGCATTTGGGTTTTCAAGAAAATTTGTAACTCCCGAGGCTGATTATGGTGAATTGAGTACAGGTGAAACCACCATTTCGTTTGCTTCAAAAGAATTAGCAGCTCAAAATCTAAAAGACGGCTTCATCGAAAGTAAACAGGAGCAGAAACCTTTTGCAATCGAATTGGGGTTTATAACCGATAATGTCGAAGAATTAGTGAAGAAAGCAATTGCTGCGGGAGCAACACTGGTCAAAGAACCTACTCCAAAACCATGGGGGCAAGTAGTTGCCTATGTACGTGACCCGGATGGGTTTTTGATTGAAATCTGTACACCAGTGCAATAA
- a CDS encoding acyl-CoA thioesterase, with product MTADFKHVSSSKISISELMLPSHTNFSGKIHGGYILQLLDQIAFASASKFSGNYCVTASVDTVNFLKPIEVGELVTMKASVNYVGRSSMIVGIRVEAENIQTGAVKHCNSSYFTMVAKDNEGKSVPVPGLILSNLEEVRRFRKCIKQIESKKEVEEHARMTDVNSIEDLASLNQYNVLLEIH from the coding sequence ATGACCGCAGATTTCAAACACGTTTCTTCATCGAAAATAAGTATATCAGAATTAATGCTGCCTTCACATACTAACTTTAGTGGAAAAATTCACGGAGGGTATATTTTACAGCTGTTAGACCAGATTGCTTTTGCATCGGCCTCAAAATTTAGCGGCAACTATTGCGTGACGGCTTCGGTGGATACTGTAAACTTTTTAAAACCTATTGAGGTTGGAGAATTAGTAACCATGAAAGCATCAGTAAATTATGTAGGAAGAAGTTCTATGATTGTGGGTATTCGTGTAGAAGCAGAAAACATTCAGACCGGAGCTGTCAAACATTGCAACTCTTCTTATTTTACCATGGTGGCCAAAGATAATGAAGGGAAAAGCGTACCGGTTCCGGGGCTTATTTTATCCAATTTAGAGGAGGTGAGACGCTTTAGAAAATGCATCAAACAAATCGAATCTAAAAAAGAAGTTGAAGAACACGCAAGAATGACAGATGTTAATTCTATCGAAGATCTGGCAAGTTTAAATCAGTATAATGTGCTTTTAGAAATTCATTAA
- the rmuC gene encoding DNA recombination protein RmuC produces MFEFLPYLLAFVAALFLGIYLGKTLFAARFQSERVSLEERLNAITNQLQIQKEQFENERRSFEKQLHLSSSEKENIRTEKDSLAIQLSKKEVDFENLWERHKEQKNEVSELQEKFTKEFENLANKILEEKSAKFTEQNSENMKNILLPLQDKIQGFEKKVEQTHKESIDYHAALRQQILGLSEMNAQMSKETLNLTKALKGDSKMQGNWGELVLERVLEKSGLEKGREYEVQQSFTNAEGNRVLPDVVINLPDGKKMIVDSKVSLVAYEKWINEESEILKIDFLKEHVNSIKRHVEQLGSKNYHDLYQIESPDFVLLFIPIEPAFAIALNEDSTLYNKAFDRNIVIVTPTTLLATLRTIDSMWTNQKQQENAFEIARQAGALYDKFEGFVTDLVRIGNKIKDTKTEYENAMSKLVDGRGNLISSVEKLKKMGAKAKKSLPENIITRASNSDENQSLN; encoded by the coding sequence ATGTTTGAATTTCTTCCGTATTTGTTAGCCTTTGTAGCCGCATTATTTTTAGGGATATATTTAGGAAAGACGTTGTTTGCTGCACGATTTCAATCTGAAAGAGTGAGTTTGGAAGAAAGGCTGAATGCCATCACAAATCAATTGCAAATTCAGAAAGAGCAGTTTGAAAACGAAAGAAGAAGTTTCGAAAAACAGCTTCATCTGAGCAGTTCTGAAAAAGAGAATATCCGAACCGAAAAAGACAGTCTCGCGATTCAGCTTTCTAAAAAAGAAGTCGATTTTGAAAACTTGTGGGAACGTCATAAAGAACAAAAGAATGAAGTAAGCGAACTTCAGGAGAAATTTACCAAAGAATTTGAAAACCTGGCGAATAAAATTCTGGAAGAGAAATCGGCAAAGTTTACGGAGCAGAATAGTGAAAATATGAAAAATATCCTGCTGCCTTTGCAGGATAAAATTCAGGGATTTGAAAAAAAGGTAGAGCAAACTCACAAAGAAAGTATTGATTATCATGCTGCTTTGCGTCAGCAGATTTTGGGATTGAGCGAAATGAACGCCCAAATGAGTAAAGAAACTTTGAATTTGACCAAGGCACTGAAAGGTGACAGTAAAATGCAGGGGAACTGGGGTGAATTGGTTCTAGAACGTGTTTTAGAAAAATCTGGTTTAGAAAAAGGAAGAGAATACGAAGTACAGCAAAGTTTTACAAATGCTGAAGGAAATAGAGTTTTGCCCGATGTTGTAATCAATTTACCCGACGGTAAAAAGATGATCGTCGATTCGAAAGTTTCTCTGGTTGCTTATGAAAAATGGATTAACGAAGAATCTGAAATCCTTAAAATTGACTTTCTGAAAGAGCATGTAAACTCTATTAAAAGACATGTCGAGCAGTTGGGAAGCAAAAATTATCATGATTTGTATCAAATCGAAAGTCCGGATTTTGTTTTATTGTTTATCCCGATTGAACCCGCATTCGCGATTGCTTTAAATGAAGATTCGACGCTGTACAATAAAGCATTTGACCGCAATATCGTTATTGTAACTCCTACAACCTTATTGGCGACTTTAAGAACTATTGATAGTATGTGGACCAATCAAAAGCAACAGGAAAATGCTTTTGAAATTGCCAGACAGGCAGGAGCACTTTACGATAAATTTGAAGGCTTTGTTACCGATTTGGTGCGCATTGGAAATAAAATAAAAGACACAAAAACGGAATATGAAAATGCCATGAGCAAGTTGGTAGACGGAAGAGGAAATCTGATTTCAAGTGTTGAGAAATTGAAAAAAATGGGAGCGAAGGCTAAAAAATCACTTCCTGAAAATATTATCACCAGAGCTTCTAATTCAGATGAAAATCAATCTTTAAATTAA
- a CDS encoding protease complex subunit PrcB family protein, which translates to MKKLMLSLFIAFGFSACSLNNEDMNVVCGESEDLAFTGIPLLCNYSVKSLPTNPVAFLAASEERLNAYFTKKENTCPNATITPIDFNKEMIVGIFSGLKPTGGFKIKITSIIQNKCQILVNYYEKEPEVGETVAPGATYPSDFILIPKTTKTILFNKVADNRDNIVIGSFSGQCTGADCQKFYQINDFNIQKFLNVKAGAYDFDQYRYTATTKKGDYTLFLKSVPAEILALKGKTKTYGSPDVADQGGVYFELRQGITVTKITIDNKDTADQSAEIKAFKKAIQDKITSLK; encoded by the coding sequence ATGAAAAAATTAATGCTAAGCTTGTTTATAGCTTTTGGATTCAGTGCCTGCTCCCTTAATAATGAAGATATGAATGTGGTTTGCGGAGAAAGTGAAGACTTAGCTTTTACAGGAATACCACTTTTATGCAACTATAGTGTTAAATCTTTACCTACCAATCCTGTTGCATTTTTAGCAGCCTCTGAAGAAAGATTGAATGCTTACTTCACCAAAAAAGAGAATACATGTCCAAACGCTACTATTACACCAATCGATTTTAATAAAGAAATGATCGTTGGTATTTTCTCAGGACTTAAACCTACAGGCGGTTTTAAAATTAAAATAACCAGTATTATTCAAAACAAATGTCAGATTCTGGTTAATTACTACGAAAAAGAACCTGAAGTAGGCGAGACAGTTGCTCCCGGGGCAACGTATCCGTCAGATTTCATTTTGATACCAAAAACGACAAAAACAATACTGTTCAATAAAGTAGCAGACAACCGTGACAATATCGTAATTGGAAGTTTCAGCGGTCAGTGTACAGGTGCTGACTGTCAAAAATTCTATCAGATCAACGATTTTAATATTCAAAAATTCTTAAACGTTAAAGCCGGTGCTTACGATTTCGATCAATACCGATATACGGCAACTACTAAAAAAGGAGATTACACACTATTCCTAAAATCGGTACCTGCTGAAATTTTAGCTTTAAAAGGAAAAACTAAAACGTATGGTTCACCGGACGTTGCAGATCAGGGAGGAGTATATTTTGAATTGCGTCAGGGTATAACGGTTACTAAAATTACAATCGACAACAAAGATACTGCCGATCAAAGTGCCGAAATAAAAGCATTCAAAAAGGCTATTCAGGATAAAATAACAAGTCTAAAATAA
- a CDS encoding RNA polymerase sigma factor, whose protein sequence is MKDDLEKYIRLCIKNDREGQLKIYQLFSPVLYGICLKYMRNEDDAKDVFQEAFVIVFQKIGQYKFEGSFEGWLKRIFINKLIETLNKKKKESFFLDVFDPDTDFVEEEELDIAPVEQEKLLEYIRDLPDQYRTVFNLYVFEKLKHKEIAELLKISEGTSKSNLNRAKSILQKKIMSIKNFKIA, encoded by the coding sequence TTGAAAGACGATTTAGAAAAATACATACGACTGTGCATCAAAAATGACAGAGAAGGACAACTGAAAATCTATCAGTTGTTCTCTCCTGTTTTATATGGTATATGCCTGAAGTATATGAGAAATGAAGACGATGCCAAAGATGTATTTCAGGAGGCTTTTGTCATCGTTTTTCAGAAAATCGGCCAATATAAATTTGAAGGAAGTTTTGAAGGCTGGCTAAAACGTATTTTCATTAACAAGTTGATTGAAACCCTGAACAAGAAGAAAAAAGAGAGTTTCTTTTTGGATGTTTTTGATCCGGATACTGATTTTGTTGAAGAGGAAGAATTGGATATTGCTCCGGTCGAACAGGAGAAACTACTGGAATACATTCGGGATCTGCCGGATCAGTACCGCACCGTTTTCAACCTGTATGTTTTTGAAAAACTAAAGCATAAAGAAATAGCCGAACTTTTAAAAATCTCTGAAGGAACATCAAAATCAAATCTAAATCGGGCCAAAAGCATTTTGCAAAAAAAAATAATGAGCATAAAAAATTTTAAAATAGCATGA
- a CDS encoding MepB family protein, with protein MILKNKWTDPESLPKDLTIAKEILYDCCNFDVTQPEPEEESSEYDAYRFRLNQKNICYRKAKITPTKTGQFVTLWKRNTAGIIEPFDFTDAIDFVIVSVRKNEFFGQFVFPKAVLLEKGIFTTPTKEGKRATRVYPPWDETTNKQAQKTQQWQLNYFYSITPEANLSQFKAVF; from the coding sequence ATGATCCTCAAAAACAAATGGACTGATCCGGAGTCATTACCGAAAGATCTTACTATTGCCAAAGAAATACTTTACGATTGTTGCAATTTTGATGTCACTCAACCTGAACCGGAAGAAGAAAGTAGCGAGTACGATGCTTACCGTTTTCGATTGAATCAGAAAAACATTTGTTACAGGAAAGCGAAAATCACGCCCACCAAAACAGGGCAATTTGTAACTTTATGGAAACGCAATACGGCAGGAATTATTGAGCCCTTTGATTTCACAGACGCTATTGACTTTGTAATTGTCAGTGTTCGAAAGAACGAATTCTTTGGGCAATTTGTTTTTCCGAAAGCTGTTTTATTAGAGAAAGGTATTTTTACCACTCCGACAAAAGAAGGCAAAAGAGCCACAAGAGTATATCCACCATGGGATGAAACAACAAACAAACAAGCTCAGAAAACTCAGCAATGGCAATTGAATTATTTTTACTCTATTACACCCGAAGCCAATCTGTCACAATTCAAAGCGGTATTTTAA